The Lathyrus oleraceus cultivar Zhongwan6 chromosome 5, CAAS_Psat_ZW6_1.0, whole genome shotgun sequence genome includes the window CTGTCGAGGACACTACACATGGAAAAACAATATGGATAAATATCCTAAGTTTTATCAtgtgtcatcactaatataatcAAAATTGTGATAATTAATATACCTCCACTCTATTCCATGTAATGTTATTGGCTTTTCTCTTTGGTACTTGAATTTTTCTTTGTgctcgaacagtttgtataatGCTATAATGAAATATAAACGAATAtttagaacaattcacataaatAAATAAGTATACACACGAATATTGGGTTATTTGCACTTACGTGTCAACTATCGTCTTCATAGCagggtatgttgtccaatcattgTGTAAAGAATCCAAATAATACACAATTTCTTTAAAAGGATTTATCGCGAccaacaaccaatgtccactgtaataAAACAAATGTTAGATGGAAACTTTCTACACGACGtcaaaatatgaaaaattatAACAGATGAATTTAGATTGAAGAACTAACCCGTCGCCGGTATTAAACGGTAAAAAGAACAACTTTTCTCTATCTGTGTCGGCCATAAAGCGCTCGACTACATACGTCCTGACTTCATCTGGTTTTCTTATCATTTCGGTTAAGTTCGTTTTCATGGGATTTAAGAATGAGAATCTTTGCTCCAACCCACGCGGACCCATCAATTTGTCATATAAATACCTtatataaaaacatcattaacatttAGACTATTCATATGAAACGAGTAAATAACTTGTTCAAGAATTTAAACAAAGTAGATCGGATATACCTCATGTATGTGTTGATAACACCAACGCTTAATTGCGTATGATacaaaatttgatcaaaatccTCTTTACCCAATGGCTCGGCATACTCAAAACCAAAAATAGCTCCATCCATAGGTATTAAACGAACACATCCATCCGAAATACCTGTCGTTTCTAAATATGTATGGAGGCACGCTCTATACTTGGAAGGATTTTTCTTTTTAGCCCCGGTCCTCTTGGAAATTTCAGTCTTCTTAGCAACAGGAATCTAAATATCATATAATTAGTAAGGTGAAGTGTAAGATGACGAATTAACAGGAATCTAAATAGCATATAATTGTGATGTACCTCTTTTTGcgatgcaactgactcgatttcCCGCGCAATCCCCTTATCTTTTGctttggattttgtgggagtctaaTTAACATTAACATGTAAAAAATGTGTACGTAAAATGCGCGTAAAAAATTTGAATACCTAAAGGTTCATAATggttttaagcatacctcatatcctacgaTAATGAGGCctgtcggccatgcaacaaatgAACCTATGGCATCTCCCAATAAAGTTGCATCCGAAACATCGTCAGGATGTGGTAATAACGCATCCTTCTCCAAAGCAATATCAACCGAGACTTTCAAAGATCCAGTAGGGAGCGGTTTAGTGTGAAGTAATTCACCCAAATTGTTATGAACTTTccccttgccaaccatccgataaGTCGGTCTCGCTAAGTAGAGgtgacaaggtgaaatgccctaaaaccaataataaatatGACATTTTTAATGTGTATATATGACAATTAAATAAATTAAGCTAATTTAATTTCATAATAAGATATATAATTACCTCTGGAATAGTCGGTTGAAAATTACAATTGATACTATCTTTGTCACTAGTATCTTTAAAACCCGCTGCTCGATCTCTTTCTCTTTCCTTTCTTAATTCAAGAACTTCAGCTTTTAATGCTTCCAAAGTTTGCTGCAGTTCTTTATTGCTAGGAGtcttttgttttttaatattCAAGGATTTTTGAGTGATCCCAAATCCCTTgcccctcacccgaccagaatactcgGGAACATCTAATGCTCGACTCAGTATGCTCCTGCAATCAGTGTCTTCATATGGAACTATAGATTGAGATAGAGTCTCCTGAAAATCATATGAACATACACACAATAGTAATGTTATTGTCTTAAGTAAGTGTCAAAGTCAAAGTGTTCGAAATTGGACGATTCAAAAGTGTCAAAGTCAAAGTGTTATTGTCTTAAATAATGCTATACTTACACATTTCTCAAATATTTGTTGAACGTCTTCTTTAATCTTTCCATCCTTACCgacacgggcttccttcca containing:
- the LOC127086088 gene encoding uncharacterized protein LOC127086088, whose amino-acid sequence is MASNEDHPHGDETVGGAEREIKRGITVMKKVIRDRDRGVLIKVHWNEGGQLIEPNGSTLTSFIGALVRNEVPITCDNWRNKQLNEAKDKIWSEIKRCFDIEENRRDHCLKLAGKLLRGFRTFLSTTFLRDTEGTFVDAELPSKYASLISPKEWETFKSKRKTQEFKSVSETNRQRASSPAYPYRKGRVGYGRLEQSILTKENSSETSLPAHVLWKEARVGKDGKIKEDVQQIFEKCETLSQSIVPYEDTDCRSILSRALDVPEYSGRVRGKGFGITQKSLNIKKQKTPSNKELQQTLEALKAEVLELRKERERDRAAGFKDTSDKDSINCNFQPTIPEGISPCHLYLARPTYRMVGKGKVHNNLGELLHTKPLPTGSLKVSVDIALEKDALLPHPDDVSDATLLGDAIGSFVAWPTGLIIVGYETPTKSKAKDKGIAREIESVASQKEIPVAKKTEISKRTGAKKKNPSKYRACLHTYLETTGISDGCVRLIPMDGAIFGFEYAEPLGKEDFDQILYHTQLSVGVINTYMRYLYDKLMGPRGLEQRFSFLNPMKTNLTEMIRKPDEVRTYVVERFMADTDREKLFFLPFNTGDGGHWLLVAINPFKEIVYYLDSLHNDWTTYPAMKTIVDTIIQTVRAQRKIQVPKRKANNITWNRVECPRQRNNIDCGYYTLRFMKETLLMDRTDIPSDYFDEYRCAYYSKDQLDEIKEELCQFIIELQVL